CTAATAAAAGTACTACAATTTCCACAATATTAAGAGCCATATTCGGCCAACTAAAGCGTTTATGCTGTTTGATAATCATCTTGATTCGTCTTTGACGAATGTTTTGGACGATAAAAACTAAATAAAGAATGATGGCAACCCAAATTAAGATCCCAATGATATTCCAGCTGAACATATCTCGCCCTCCTTTTTTTCAATTATATGGTAAAAAAAGCAAAATTTGAATAGGATAATAATTGAATAGTGAGAAGATCTTACTAGTACATTAGATTTATTAGGGAACATTATGGTAGCAATAGCTTTTTATTCAATTACTGGGCAAACGGAACGTTTTATTAAGAAAACTCAACTTTCGGCCCATCAAATCGACGATGCCAACCCTAAGTATGATATGGGAAAATCTTATATCTTAATCGTACCCTCATATCAGGACTTCATGATGGATTCAGTCGTTGATTTTTTAACGTATAAAGATAACAAAAAAATATTATAGGGATTATCGGTTGTGGCAACCGAAACTTTAACGACCTCTTTGCTCAAACTGCCAAAAAGATCGCGGCAACATTGAAAGTGCCTATTTTGTATCTTTTGGAATTTAGTGGTACTAACCAAGATGTCAAAAATGTACGAAAAATCGTACACGATCTTTCTGCTGGTGAGAGTACTAAGCAAGTCCAAAAGCCTAAGGAATTACGTGGGAATATCAGCTCTTTGAGTGATTTTAGAGATTAAATATGACTGAAAAATATTACAAAGCAATTAACTGGAATGACATGGAGGACCGGGTTGACAAATCTGCTTGGTCCCGCCTGAATGATATTATCTGGGAACCCCGTAATGTTCCAGTTAGAGAAGATAAAAAAGAATTTTTACAATTAGACAAGCCGGTGCAAGATGCCTTGCTTCACGCATTCGGAGCACTATCTTTTTCATCTGGACTCCAAATGAAAAATGGGCTAGAGCAAATTAAGGTAGATGCCATCACACCAGAGGAAGCAGCTGTGCTGAATGCCTTGCAATATTTGGAATCTATTGCCAATAAAGGCTACAGCTACGTTATCAACGAGTTGACGGACTCAAATACAGCAAAAGACGTTATTAACTGGGCTGATGACAATCCTTACCTGCAAAAGAAGATTCGGATTTTGAATAAAATCTACCAAGGCGGGGATGCACTACAAAAGAAGGCAGCTAACGTTATCCTAGAGACAGCTCTCTATCATTCTGCCTTCTACGCTCCGCTTTATTTATTCGGACAAGGCAAAATGGTACGAACAGCTGAAATTGTTAAGTTAGCTTTACGTGGCACTTCATTTAGTGGAATTTATCCTGGTTACAAGTTCCGCTTAGGCTACCAAAAATTAGGTAAAACTGAGCAAGCAGAGCTAAAAGAATGGATCGATAACTTGTACGATGTGCTAATTGATAATGAGAAGAAGCACATTGAGTTAATGTACAGGGGCACTGACTGGATCGATGATGTTACGCACTATTTCTACTACAGTGTCAACAAGGCCTACCTCAACCTAGGTTTTTCAGCCAAGTATCCTGACACTTCTGATTCAATCAACCCTATTATTGAAAAAGGGGTCATCAAGAATGCAGTGCTTGAAGACTTCTTCTTCTACACTAACGATCACTCGCTGACTAAGTTTAAAGAAATTAAATAATTACAAAAGACGCAATCGAAAATTCGGTTGCGTCTTTTTTTACTTCTTAGTAGTTTTCTTGGTTGCCTTTTTAGTAGCGGTTTTCTTTTCTGCTTCCTTTTTTTCAGGCTTCTTATATTCACGTATTGTGGTTAGCTTTTCAATAATTGCCTCCACCAGTTGATCAACAATCTTCGCTGGATCTTGTTCGATCTCTGCTTCACTGGCTAATTGATCAATTCTAAAGCCTGAAACATTAACGTATTCAGAGCGCGTTTCAAAGTAAACATTTAAAGGATATTCCTTACCCTCTTCAAAGAAGTTAGCAACTCGTTTGTAATTGCTATAAGGCAAATTGATAATATTTGTCTCCAAGGCAAAAGTAGCCGGCCGCTGACCCGTCACTGCTAGTTGCGTTTGGATCAATGAATTATGCTTAAAAGCAGCGATAACTTCCTTGACCATCTTTTCAGCATACGGCTTGATTTTGCTCTTCGACTTGCTAATGTCGGCATATTTAACTGTTTCAAGATCTTGAATATAATCTTGATTTTCAATTTTTTCGTTGAGATCTTTTAAATTAATTTCCAAAATAAACTTTCCTTTTTCATTGGTTATAATTACAAAATACTACAAAAAAATTTTTTGTCATCCTTTTTAAGGATTCAATTCAGCATTTTTAGCTTTTTATTTGTTAAAATGACACTATGAAAAAGCAAAAATTTGATCTTAAGTATTTATTTTTACTCATTCCCATTACGTTAATTCTCATTATAGGATTGATTTACCTTTTTAACAAAAATAAAATCTATAATGAAATTAATTGGATGACAATGAAGGAAGAACAGCGGCTCAATGTCCCGCTAGAAAATCAACTGCCCGATCTACCCAACGGCTGCGAGGTTACTAGCCTATCAATGTTACTGAATTATTATGACATTAAGGTTAACAAATATGATCTCGCCGATAATATTGCTCATGTTGATTCTTTCACCGACAACGGTAAATATCGCGGCAACCCCAATCAGGGCTTTGTCGGCCATATGTCTGTCGCTAATGCTGGCTGGTGCGTTTATCACGGGCCTTTATTTGATGTTGCACGTAAATATACCAACCACATAGAAGATGCCTCTGGCAGCAATTTTTTAGCGATTCTCAAGTTAATCTCCGATGGGCATCCCGTGCTGATCATTACCACAACCACTTTTAATCATGTTAACAATATGCAAACATGGGAAACCAATACTGGTAAAGTCAACGTTACACCGTCATCACATGCCTGCGTGATCACGGGATACAACAAGCAAAAGAAGCTCGTCTATGTTAATAATCCTTACGGTATTAAAAACCAACCGGTTAATTGGCATAACTTAGAATTGAGTTATGACCAGCAAGGACGACAGGCACTTTACATCAAATAACAAAAAAGGGCAAGCCACGAAGGCTTGTCCTTTTAACTCAAGGCACATGCTCAAAGCATATGTGGACGTTTAAACTGTTCACATCAGTGCGTCCAACATCAGCACTTCCCGTGCTTGCCACTTAAGGCGGATGTCCTCTATCTCATAAATATACGCATCTCGCGTTCATTAATCGACTCGTCAGTCAGTAATTGTACTATTTTTTATGTTTGATGTACAGTCTAGCACTTTTAAAATGACGATATTTAAATTTATAAAAAACTTCAGTACACATAGTCGATAACATGAAACCTAAAGCAATAGCACCAGTAACAATTGCTACTCGTAGAAGCAAATTCTCTCCTTGACTATAATCCCCCACAACTAAAGCACGTACTGCTTGATAAGCAGGCACGCCCGGGACTAACGGTACTAAGGCAGGAATATTAAAGACCGTCACTGGACTTTTTTTAATGCGTGCAAAACACAAGCCCAAAATACCTATCAAAAAGGCGCCAATTAAATTTGAAATCATTCGCCCAAATCCCAAATTAAAGCAAGTCCAATATGCCATCCAGCCCACTGTGCCACTGACTCCTGACAGGTGAAGATCGCGATGAGGTATATTAATAGTTAATGCAAAACCCACCGAAGCTACATAAGAAAAAATGACATTAATAATAATTTCTAACCAAAGTGGCATTTTTATACTCCTATGAATTTAAGTACAAGTGCAACTCCACCGCCTAAAGCTAAAGCGGTTAACACAGCCTCGCACATTCGCATAATCCCTGATAATAAATCTCCCATGAATAGATCTCGCAAAGCATTAGTAATTGCCAAGCCTGGGACTAAAGTCATCAGAGCGCCGATCAAAATATTATCAGTAATCATTTGTGGATTAAAATGATTGAGTAATACTGCCAAGATCCCCATGACCATTGCTGCAATTAGCTCTGATAAAAAACGAATCTTAGTATATTTTTTAAACTCATAATACGACCAAAAACCAACAGCCCCTACTAAGGCAGCACCTGGGAAATCAACCCAGTCGTAATTATCCATAAACAAAACCATCAAGGTAGCAGACAATACAGCAGCTCCCAATACCTGGAGCCACATTGGGAAAGTAGGTGCTTGTGATACTAAAGCAATCTTTTCTTTTAATTTAGAAAGAGTGATTTTTTCAACTGCAAATTGGCGCGACAAGTCATTAACCCGGTCTACTAATTCCAAATTGATGTTGCGATCACGAATTTGTTTCATCTGACTTAGCTTGCCACCATCTAAGCTCATGAAAACACAGGTTGGCGTCGCAAAAACACGCGGATCATCAATTCCGGCATTGCGAGCAATTCTGAGCATTGTATCTTCTACCCGATACATTTCGCTCCCGCCTTCGATCATTAGTCGGCCCGCAGTTAAACAAATATCCATTACTTCTTGATAAAATTGGACATCCCGCTTCTCAGACATAGTTTTAGCCTCAGTTCATAGTTTCAATATCGATGGTCTTGTCGACCCAATCACCGCGGAAAAAGTCACGTTCGTGACTAACAATAATGACTCCGCCTGGGAAGTTAACAATCGCTTTTCTCAAAGCATCCTTGGTATCGTTATCCAAGTGATTAGTAGGTTCATCAAGGAAAAGCAAATTAGCTGGTTCAAACTGCATCTTAGCTAATTTTACTTTTTCCTGTTCCCCACCAGAAAGTTCCTTTAGCGGACTCATTGCTTGTTGTGCAGTTAAGCCCATGCGTGCCAGCGCTTGTCGCAATTCCTTTGGCTTTTTGCGTTCAAATTCTTCTTGTAAATATTGGAGTGGAGTCATGTTGCTATTAGGCCAGGTTAGATCTTGCTTGAAGTAAGCCAACTTTGCAGTAACAGATAACTCATATGAACCATAAATTGGCTTTAATTGCCCTAACAATGTCTTAAGCAAGGTAGTCTTACCAATTCCGTTAAAACCAGTAATCGCCACTTTTTCATCCCCACCAACAGAGAAATTGAAGGCTGACTTGACCAAAGCATGGTCGTAACCGATGACCAAATCTTGCGTCTGTAGCAACAAATTAGAAGCAGTCGCAACATATGGAAATTCAAAGCGTGCCTTGCGGTTGTTTTTTGGCGGTGTCAAAACATCCATCCGCGCCAGCTGCTTTTCCCGTGACTTAGCACTCTTAGCACGTGTACCCGCCTTGTTCTTGCGAATATAGGCCTCAGTCTTAGCAATCTTGCGTTGCTGGTTAGCATAAGCCTTCAAGTAGGTCTCACGGTTGGCTGCTTTTTGCCGCAAGGCTTGCTTCAACGTTCCTGTATAACGGGTAATTGTGCCAAAATCGATATCGATAATGCAGTTAGTGATTCGGCCTAAAAAGTCATAGTCATGGCTGACCACGATAAACGCACCATCAAAATTATTCAAATAATCAACTAACCAATCAATGTGAGAGACATCCAGATAGTTAGTCGGTTCATCTAGTACCAAGACATCTGGACTTTGCAAAAGTAATTTAGCCAAAATAATTTTTGAGCGCTGACCACCAGATAACTTTGAAACATCATGGTCATAGCCCAGATCGGCTAAGCCCAACCCTGACGCAACCTGTTCAATTTCAGTATCAATATCATAAAAATTATTTTCTTCTAAATAAGTCTGTACCTTGCCGGCTTTTTCTAACAGGGCTTCGTCCCCGTTTTCGGCATATTTGGCATACAGATCATTCAACTCTTTTTCTTCTTGAAATAAATGATCAAACGCCGTCCGCAAAAAAACACGGATAGTCACACCAGGTGCCAATTTAGCATACTGGTCCAAATAACCAACATCAATTTTATTTTGCCAAGTTACTTGACCATCATCGGGCAAGATTTCACCGGTTAAAATTTTAATCAAGGTTGACTTACCAACACCATTTTGACCAGTAACCCCCATATGGTCTTCTTTGTTAAGCACAAAGTTGGCATCTTCATATAAAGTTTTATCAATAAAACTCTGACTTAAATCTTTAACAGTTAATAAACTCATTTTTCATCCCTTAATTATTATTCAGCTGATTCATGTTCTTTTTCATAATTTTGGAGTGCATCAAGAACACGAGGCCAATAGCGCTTAGGTAAGATCAGTTGCAAACGATCATGATAAATAGGAAAATCACTTGCTTTTAGCCCCGTAATCTTAGCTAGCTCCTGATCTGTCAGCTTATATTTATAAACAATACGCTTAATTTCGACTGATGCATGTCCTCTAAAATAGGATAGGCCGAAGAAAAAGATAGCAAAAACACTTGCTGTGATGATTGCTAATTGCAAATTCATCCTGAAGCTGTGTAGACAAATAAAAATCACGGCAATAAAAGAAATCACAGCTGAGAGTACACCGTAAATAACTGGAAATATTGATTCTTTTTCTTCCTTTTGCATAATCTTTTCCTCCCTAATTGAGACTTAGTAACTTTACGAACTTAGCAAAAATTGTTAAAGTTTGCAAGATACGACGTTTTCATTATTTTTTACATAAGTTAAGTATACTTAGCAAAAATGAAATTGCACGAAGAAAGAAGAAAAATGAGCCAAGAAAAGCAAAAATACTATTTTTTCCCACTTCGTTTTCAACAACAGGACTTAAAGATTGAACTAGTTTTGCCTCAAATTACGCAAGCTGAGGCACTTTATCAAGCTGTTGTCCGCGATCGAAAGCAATTAGGTCAATGGCTAGCCTGGGCTGATCAAATGCACTCAGCTAACGATGAAGCAAAATTTATTAAGCAAATTCAAACCAAAATGTCCCAGCAGACGATGCTTGTGCTCACTATTT
This is a stretch of genomic DNA from Lactobacillus crispatus. It encodes these proteins:
- a CDS encoding ribonucleotide-diphosphate reductase subunit beta, whose amino-acid sequence is MTEKYYKAINWNDMEDRVDKSAWSRLNDIIWEPRNVPVREDKKEFLQLDKPVQDALLHAFGALSFSSGLQMKNGLEQIKVDAITPEEAAVLNALQYLESIANKGYSYVINELTDSNTAKDVINWADDNPYLQKKIRILNKIYQGGDALQKKAANVILETALYHSAFYAPLYLFGQGKMVRTAEIVKLALRGTSFSGIYPGYKFRLGYQKLGKTEQAELKEWIDNLYDVLIDNEKKHIELMYRGTDWIDDVTHYFYYSVNKAYLNLGFSAKYPDTSDSINPIIEKGVIKNAVLEDFFFYTNDHSLTKFKEIK
- a CDS encoding ABC-F family ATP-binding cassette domain-containing protein is translated as MSLLTVKDLSQSFIDKTLYEDANFVLNKEDHMGVTGQNGVGKSTLIKILTGEILPDDGQVTWQNKIDVGYLDQYAKLAPGVTIRVFLRTAFDHLFQEEKELNDLYAKYAENGDEALLEKAGKVQTYLEENNFYDIDTEIEQVASGLGLADLGYDHDVSKLSGGQRSKIILAKLLLQSPDVLVLDEPTNYLDVSHIDWLVDYLNNFDGAFIVVSHDYDFLGRITNCIIDIDFGTITRYTGTLKQALRQKAANRETYLKAYANQQRKIAKTEAYIRKNKAGTRAKSAKSREKQLARMDVLTPPKNNRKARFEFPYVATASNLLLQTQDLVIGYDHALVKSAFNFSVGGDEKVAITGFNGIGKTTLLKTLLGQLKPIYGSYELSVTAKLAYFKQDLTWPNSNMTPLQYLQEEFERKKPKELRQALARMGLTAQQAMSPLKELSGGEQEKVKLAKMQFEPANLLFLDEPTNHLDNDTKDALRKAIVNFPGGVIIVSHERDFFRGDWVDKTIDIETMN
- a CDS encoding threonine/serine exporter family protein, translating into MPLWLEIIINVIFSYVASVGFALTINIPHRDLHLSGVSGTVGWMAYWTCFNLGFGRMISNLIGAFLIGILGLCFARIKKSPVTVFNIPALVPLVPGVPAYQAVRALVVGDYSQGENLLLRVAIVTGAIALGFMLSTMCTEVFYKFKYRHFKSARLYIKHKK
- a CDS encoding threonine/serine exporter family protein, which translates into the protein MSEKRDVQFYQEVMDICLTAGRLMIEGGSEMYRVEDTMLRIARNAGIDDPRVFATPTCVFMSLDGGKLSQMKQIRDRNINLELVDRVNDLSRQFAVEKITLSKLKEKIALVSQAPTFPMWLQVLGAAVLSATLMVLFMDNYDWVDFPGAALVGAVGFWSYYEFKKYTKIRFLSELIAAMVMGILAVLLNHFNPQMITDNILIGALMTLVPGLAITNALRDLFMGDLLSGIMRMCEAVLTALALGGGVALVLKFIGV
- a CDS encoding C39 family peptidase, producing the protein MKKQKFDLKYLFLLIPITLILIIGLIYLFNKNKIYNEINWMTMKEEQRLNVPLENQLPDLPNGCEVTSLSMLLNYYDIKVNKYDLADNIAHVDSFTDNGKYRGNPNQGFVGHMSVANAGWCVYHGPLFDVARKYTNHIEDASGSNFLAILKLISDGHPVLIITTTTFNHVNNMQTWETNTGKVNVTPSSHACVITGYNKQKKLVYVNNPYGIKNQPVNWHNLELSYDQQGRQALYIK